The genomic window GATGGCGCGGGTAATGTAGCGGCCACTGGTCTCTAGCCGCCCCGTCAATACCTGCACCGTTGCCCCCAGCACGGGTGAAAAGGTGGCACTACCGATAAGCACCGCGCGTAGCGTGATGTCACCGCTAATCGCGGCGGGTAGCGCACGGTGTTGCCCGTCGGCAAAGGTCAGCACCTGCCCGTCGGGCAAGGTCGCCTCGACCGTCACGGTGGTGTCAGCCGCGGTGATTTGTGTGTTAGTTAGCACGTAAAGATCGGTGACCGCGGTGACGCTGAGCGTGCCGATATCGATCGTTTTGGCGGTGGCGACATAATCGGCGGCGTGCAGCGCAAACAATAAGTCACTGTCGTTGTGCGGCGTCCACGTCGAGGCGTTCGATGATGATAACAATACGCCGACCGTGTACGGCTGCGCGGTTATCCAGCGCTGGCGCTCGTCATCAAAGCCGCCTAGTGTGGCGACCTTGAGCGACGGGGTGGGCTCGTCGCTTAAAATCACCAGCGCATACTCAACGCCGCCGTCAAGCAGCACGGGCAAGTCGAAAGCAAATCGGGTCGCCCGCCCTGCCCCATCATTCGCTGATAAGTCGGCCGCCAGTGTCGCGGCATCGACTAGCGCCTCGGCTAAAATGGCTTGGGTCGGTAGCCCTGTTGCTGTCTCGCGGATTTGCATCCGCACCGCGCGGTCACCCACCGCGCAAAACGACACGTCCACGGCGGTGAGCTGGGTGGCGCTCGGTAGGCTAAAGGTCTGTGCCAGTGGGTCAACGGCGCGAAAACGCGTGACCACGCGGGTGAGGTTATCGTTAGCAATCGTGCCGTCGGCAGTAAAGACCGCCTCGCCGATTTGCCCCGAGCGCGTCGCGACCGTGACGAGCTTTTGCCCCGCAGGTACGCCCTCGGGGATGGTAAAGCGCACGTTAGCGCGACCCTTATCGTCTGCCAGCGCATCGCCGCTGGTCGCGACCGTGATGCCGTCAAACTGCACCGCGTCGATGATTTCACCATCTCCCATCCCCGCAATCGCGGCGTTGACGGCAATCGGTCGGCAAAACTCGGCGGCTGTCTCGGTGATGCCGTCTGAGCGAAATGTCGTGCGACTACGCGGGCCTGCCCCGATCGTCTCGGTGCCGACGACCGACTCGGTATTGACTGTCCAGCGGTCAACCGCAGGCGATAGCGTCACGGTCGGCGGGATGGGGTCAAACGCCATATACGGGTTGATTAGCATACAATCTGACGCGAGGGGCTGGGACAGTATTTCGCGGTGGGTATAGTTTAGCGTGACAGGCGCGCCTAGGTCGAAAAAATGCGCGGCGGCGGTGATGGGTAATTGTAGCCGCGCGTCTTCTATGAGTGCGGTCTGCGGTCGCCCTGCGTCGCGCAAGGTGTCAGACAACAGCGGGTCGGCGAACACGCCGTGTTTGCGCCCGTTTTCTTGATTAGACGCCGATAATTCGAGCTTATTCTGCGCGACTTGCTCGGTGAGAAAATCCAGTCGCTCGGCGTGGCGGTTGAGCGTTGACATCGACACCACGCGCACGCCGTCTTGGTAGATGATTCGTGGGGTATCGGCTGTCCAGCGCTGCTCGATGGTCGCCAGTAGTAATAAGTTGCTGGGGACTTTGGGGGGCAGCGGCGCGGTGAGTGATGCAATGCCGCGTAGCATCACAGGCTCACCACCTGCGTCTAAGCACAGGCGGTCGTGGCGCGGGATAAAGTGGTCGTAACTGGTTAAAATCGGCGTACCTGCGACCGCATCGGCGAGCGTGTAGCCAAATTCGTCGACCGCGCTCGCCTCAGCCAGCGCGATGTAGTGATACGTCACGCTATACGTCGAGCCTGCGGCTGGCTCGGCGCCTGACAGTGACCAATCGACTTTGCCGCTGGTTAGCTGATAATCGACGCCCTGCTGGTAAGTGACACCCCCTTGGGTGACGCTGACTAGCGCGACCACGCTGGCATCGGGTAGCAAGTCTTGGCTGTTGGTGATATTGGCGTGTGTGACGGTGACGGATTTTTCGCGCGTCACGCGCACGGCGGTGATGCTTGCAATCGGGGTGCGGTTAAGGTTCACGCGCTGTTGTCCGCCGATGGCCAGTGCCGTCTCAGCATCAACACTGCCCAACTCGGGGGCGGTGTCAAATTGCGCGGGACGCGCCGCGCCGTATTCATACGCATAGCCACCAATTTGCGCGGCGCCTGCATCGATAATGTAGCGCTCTTTGCCCGCTGGTGCAGCGGTCGCGTGGACTTTTAGTCCGCGCACAATGTATTGACTACCCGTGCTGTCGCGGTCGTATTTTGCAATCGCCGACTGCACACCGCTAATATGTGGTGGTGGGGCTTTGGCGGTTAAATAGCCGTCGCGTGCGGTATAGACCGCGTAGAATTGCGGGGGGTGGCTGGGCGCGCTATTAGGTGAGCTGTTGGGCGCGTTATTGGGAGCGGCGTCGGTCGTGTTGTCGGGTGGGGTATCGGATAGCCCCCACGCCGTGGTGACTGCCAACCGCCACGCGCCTGCCTCGTTTTGCCCGCGCGTGCCAAGGGCGGGGTTGCGAAGCGTTGGGTCGTCGGCCTCGGTCACATAATAATAACTAAGCCATACGCCAATCACGACGTCGCCGCTGGTCGCAACAAGCAGCTCACGCGACGGCACGGCGTAGATATCGCCGTCTAAGTACACATCGGCGCTATCCACCGTCAGCGCCCCCGTATCGGCATCTAGGCTGGCGCTGCCGCCGCGCACAATGTCGCCTGCTTTAAATATCACGTCATTGATACGGCGGTGCGCAGCGTGGGTGAGGTGCTTGCTGTTTAGCGTCCACGATAGCCCTTGGCGGTACAGCTCGCGCTGGCGCTGGGGGCTACGCAGTCCCTCAATGACGGTAAAGTCCTGTGTGGTGAGACCAATCGCGGTCTCGACCAGCGTAATCAAGCGTGGATCAACCCCGCGCAGGTTGCGCCGACTGCGGCTACCTAGTTGATAATTGGAGGCCATTGTTGAGGTTATTGCCATAAGTTCACCCACCGCGTGTTTATAGATGCAGGCGCAGCGGCGAGAGGAGAAGTGGGCACCACCGCGCCTGCGGGTAAAAAAATCGTCGCGAGCGACGCATCGGTCATCATCAACGCCTCGATGCCACGGGTACTGCCCGTCGCGCGGTAAAGCACACTATCTAGCGCCTCGTCCTCGTGCGCCAATGTTGTCGTTGTTGGCTGTGTTGTTGTTGCCGTTGTCGCCGTTGCCGTTGCCGCTGTCGCTGTCATGATACCCCCTTTTTTAAATTAACGTCACGCGCACGCGGGGGTTACCCTGCACCGCGCTCACGGCGGTGCGGTATTGGGCGCGCCACGTGCTGAGCTGTTCGTCGATTTTATCGGCGGCCGTCTCGCGCGCACCGAATGCGGTGGTGTCCACATCGCGGTACGTGTCAACAAGGTGTGCCTTGGCATACGAATAGACCGCGACGCGAAACCAGTGCACGGCGGCCGTTACGTTATCAATGCTGGTGGCTTCAATGCTGGTGGCGTCGATGCTGCCGTCAATGCTGGATGCGTCGATGCTAGTATGACTGTCGGCAAGCGTCGTCACGCCCCGTGCGGTTTGGGTACGCGCCCAGCTGTCCAGCTCGGCGGTCACGGTAAACAGCGCGGTCATCAGCGCGTCACGCACGCGAGCCGTGGGGTACGTGCTGTCAATGCGGGTAATCGCGCGAAACTGCGCCATGGACACCGCGGGCCACCAGCCAGCCCCTAGGGTTGACGTCAGCGATACCGCGTCATCGACCGTGGGGTCAAGGTTGTCTGTGGTGTCTGTCGCGATAAAGCCTGTCATGTTGGT from Ostreibacterium oceani includes these protein-coding regions:
- a CDS encoding DUF4815 domain-containing protein, with product MAITSTMASNYQLGSRSRRNLRGVDPRLITLVETAIGLTTQDFTVIEGLRSPQRQRELYRQGLSWTLNSKHLTHAAHRRINDVIFKAGDIVRGGSASLDADTGALTVDSADVYLDGDIYAVPSRELLVATSGDVVIGVWLSYYYVTEADDPTLRNPALGTRGQNEAGAWRLAVTTAWGLSDTPPDNTTDAAPNNAPNSSPNSAPSHPPQFYAVYTARDGYLTAKAPPPHISGVQSAIAKYDRDSTGSQYIVRGLKVHATAAPAGKERYIIDAGAAQIGGYAYEYGAARPAQFDTAPELGSVDAETALAIGGQQRVNLNRTPIASITAVRVTREKSVTVTHANITNSQDLLPDASVVALVSVTQGGVTYQQGVDYQLTSGKVDWSLSGAEPAAGSTYSVTYHYIALAEASAVDEFGYTLADAVAGTPILTSYDHFIPRHDRLCLDAGGEPVMLRGIASLTAPLPPKVPSNLLLLATIEQRWTADTPRIIYQDGVRVVSMSTLNRHAERLDFLTEQVAQNKLELSASNQENGRKHGVFADPLLSDTLRDAGRPQTALIEDARLQLPITAAAHFFDLGAPVTLNYTHREILSQPLASDCMLINPYMAFDPIPPTVTLSPAVDRWTVNTESVVGTETIGAGPRSRTTFRSDGITETAAEFCRPIAVNAAIAGMGDGEIIDAVQFDGITVATSGDALADDKGRANVRFTIPEGVPAGQKLVTVATRSGQIGEAVFTADGTIANDNLTRVVTRFRAVDPLAQTFSLPSATQLTAVDVSFCAVGDRAVRMQIRETATGLPTQAILAEALVDAATLAADLSANDGAGRATRFAFDLPVLLDGGVEYALVILSDEPTPSLKVATLGGFDDERQRWITAQPYTVGVLLSSSNASTWTPHNDSDLLFALHAADYVATAKTIDIGTLSVTAVTDLYVLTNTQITAADTTVTVEATLPDGQVLTFADGQHRALPAAISGDITLRAVLIGSATFSPVLGATVQVLTGRLETSGRYITRAIPAGLNSRVRVLVDAFTPQGANVIVRAASTDASPDTSTWQTLTQLPDYTLLDDGRVELIFESDTLIDAANIAVEIELVGHAGARPFVENPRVLVIEA
- a CDS encoding head completion/stabilization protein, with the protein product MAQFRAITRIDSTYPTARVRDALMTALFTVTAELDSWARTQTARGVTTLADSHTSIDASSIDGSIDATSIEATSIDNVTAAVHWFRVAVYSYAKAHLVDTYRDVDTTAFGARETAADKIDEQLSTWRAQYRTAVSAVQGNPRVRVTLI